The DNA sequence AGGTGCGGCTGGGCGCCTCCGGCAGTGAACCGTCCACGTCAACCCCAACCGAATACGTCGCGGAGGAGAACCCGTGAGCCAGCAGCCCATTCGGCGCGCGTTGATCAGCGTCTACGACAAGACCGGACTGGAGGAGCTGGCCTACGGGCTGGCCGAAGCCGGGGTGGAGATCGTCTCCACCGGGTCCACGGCCGCCCGCCTCACCGAGGTCGACGTGCCCGTCACCGCGGTCGAGGACGTCACGGGCTTCCCCGAGGTCCTCGGCGGGCGGGTCAAGACGCTGCACCCGCGGGTGCACGCCGGGCTGCTGGCCGACCGCGCGGACGCCGGCCACCGGACCACCCTGGAGGAGTTGGGCATCGGCGGCTTCGACCTGCTGGTGTCCAACCTCTACCCGTTCCAGGAGACGGTGGCCGCCGGCGCCTCGCTCGGCGAGTGCATCGAAAAGATCGACATCGGCGGCCCGGCGATGATCCGCGCCGGCGCCAAGAACCACAGCTCGGTGGCGGTGGTGGTCGATCCGGCGGGCTATGACGAGGTCATCGAAGCCGTGCAGTCCGGCGGCTACGAGTTGGAGCAGCGCAAGCGCCTGGCGGCGCAGGCGTTCGCGCACACCGCCGCCTACGACGCGGCCGTCGCCACCTGGTTCGCGACCACCTACGCGCCCGACGAAGTCGCCGTTGAAACCGGCTGGCCCGACTTCTACGCCGAGACCGGCCACCGCACCGCGACCCTGCGCTACGGCGAGAACCCGCACCAGCGGGCGGCGCTCTACCGCGGCGGCGGCGACGCCGCGGGCCCCGGCCTGGCCGGTGCCGAGCAGCTGCACGGCAAGGAGATGTCCTACAACAACTACGTCGACGCCGACTCGGCGCTCCGTGCGGCTTTCGACTTCGCCGAGCCGTGCGCCGCGGTGATCAAGCACGCCAATCCCTGCGGCATCGCGGTGGGCGCCGACATCGCCGAGGCGCACCGCAAGGCCCACGCCTGCGACCCGCTGTCGGCCTTCGGCGGGGTCATCGCCACCAACCGCCCGGTCAGTGTGGCGCTGGCCGAGCAGGTGGCCGAGATCTTCACCGAGGTGCTGGTGGCGCCGGAGTACGAGGCCGGGGCCGTCGAGATCCTTACCCGCAAGAAGAACATCCGGCTGCTGGTGGTGTCTCCGCCCGACCGCGCCGCCCGTTCCGAGGAGCGCGCGATCAGCGGCGGCACGCTGCTGCAGTCGGCCGACATGGTCGACGCGCCCGGCGACGTCCCGTCCGCCTGGCAGTTGGTCGCGGGGCCGGCCGCCGACGAGGCGCTGCTGGCGGATCTGGCGTTCGCCTGGCGTGCGGTGCGCGCCGTCAAGTCCAACGCGATCCTGCTGGCCGCCGACCGCGCGACCGTGGGTGTCGGTATGGGGCAGGTCAACCGGGTCGACGCGGCGCAGTTGGCGGTGACGCGGGCGGGCGACCGGGTTAGCGGCTCGGTGGGGGCCAGCGACGCGTTCTTCCCCTTCCCCGACGGGCTGGAGGTGCTGACCCGGGCCGGGGTGCGGGCCGTGGTCCAGCCGGGCGGGTCGGTGCGCGACGAGGCCGTGGTGGCGGCCGCCGAGGAGGCGGGCATCACCATGTACGCCACGGGGACCCGCCACTTCTACCACTGACCGAGCATGCCCTCGCAGGAGTCGCACGAGCCCAGGGAAGGGACGAGAGGCAGATGAGCGCACAGATTCTCGACGGGAAGGCCACGGCCGCGGCGATCCGCGCGGAGCTGGTGGACCGGGTGGCCGCCCTGCGCGCCAAGGGTGTGACGCCCGGTCTGGGAACGGTCCTGGTCGGCGACGACCCGGGCAGCCACTCCTATGTGGCGGGCAAGCACCGCGACTGCGCCGAGGTGGGCATCGAGAGCATCCGCCGCGACCTGCCCGCCACCGCGACCCAGGAGCAGGTCGAGGGCGTGGTGGCCGACCTCAACGCCGACCCCGCGTGCACCGGCTACATCGTGCAGTTGCCTTTGCCGCGCGGCCTGGACGAGAACCGCGTGCTGGGCCTGATCGACCCGGACAAGGACGCCGACGGCCTCCAGCCGGTGAATCTGGGCAAGCTCGTGCTGATGGAGCAGGCGCCGCTGCCGTGCACGCCGCGGGGCATCGTGGAGCTGCTGACCCGCTACGGTGTGCCGCTCAAGGGCGCCGAGGTCGTGGTGGTGGGCCGCGGCGTCACGGTGGGCCGCCCGCTGGGGCTGCTGCTCACCCGCCGCAGCGAGAACGCAACGGTGACGCTGTGCCACACCGGCACGCGCGACCTGGCCGAGCACACCCGCCGCGCCGACATCGTGGTGGCCGGTGCCGGGGTGCCGGGCCTGATCACCGAGGACATGGTGAAGCCGGGGGCGGCCGTGCTGGACGTCGGCGTGACCCGCACCGACGAAGGGCTGCGCGGCGACGTGGCGATGGACGTGCGCGAGGCTGCGGGCCACGTAGCGCCCAATCCCGGCGGGGTGGGGCCCATGACGCGGGCGATGCTGCTGGTCAACGTGGTGGAGGCCGCCGAGCGCCTGGTCGGCTGAGGCGCAGCCGCCGACCGTGCGAAGCGCAGTGCGCCGACCGCGGCGCACGGGCACCGCGGCCGGCGCACTGCCGTGCCGTCGCGGCGCGAAAGGGGCGTCCCGCCGATGGCACGGCATCGTCCCCGAGGGGCCCCTCGGATCGCGATCCGCGTGTGCGGTGCGGTCGGCAGGCCCCTCGCGACTCAGCTCGCCTTGCGTTCTCGATCGAGCGCCGGCATCGGGCGGACCAGCCCGAGCGCGACGACTTCGTTTGCGAGGCGGGTGCGGCGGTTGGCCCCCTCGGGGACCCGGAACTTCTGGTAGAGGCGGAGGAGGTGCTGCTTGACGGCTGCTTCTGTCACGACCAGGTCCTCGGCGATTTCGCGGGCGGTCGCGGGGGAGACGAAGGCTTCATCGGAGAGAGCGGGGCGGCAGAGCGACGTGAGGACGTCGAGCTCCCTCCTGGTCAGTTCGGGTGCGGTTCCCCTGCGCAGCTCGACGTCAGGGTTGAGTTCCTCCCGGGGCAGGCCCCCGATCTTGCAGCGCGCACTGCCGAAGCTGAGGACGTCTCCTTCTTCGAGAACCCTGCGCGCTATCGGACGGCCATTGACCCTTGTGCCGTTTCGGGAGAGGCCGAGGTCGACGACGTAGACGTAGGGGCCGCGGCGCACCAGCTCGGCGTGGAGTTGTGACACGCTCGGGTCGCTGAGGCGGATGTCGGCCCCCTCTCCGCGTCCGACTGTGGTGACCTCGGAATTCAACGACTGAACGTCCCCGCTCTCCTCGACCCGCATATAGGGCCCGTCCACGGTTCTTCCTCCCAGTGTGGGGCGCGGCCGATGAGGGAGTGCACGGCGGTGCGGGGACGGGTGCCTTGCCGTTTGGCCGTGTCGATCGGTCGTAACTGGTTGAGTGGGGTTCATAGGGGGGCAGTCCTCGCTCACCGTGGCACTCATCTTCTCAGTGGTTACCCGGGCGCTGTCGGTTCTACGCTCTTACTCAGGAGTTAGACAGCTATCTCGGGAGGTTTACGCCGTTGTCCGGATATCGGACTCAGGGGAATCCGGGTGCGGTTGGGGCCGAATCGGTGATTCGGTGCACACGGTGATGGCTGCCGTCACTACACTGATCGGGTCCTCGGCCGACGGCGCGGTCGGCGCGCCGGCTCGGCCTGCGCGCACCGGCCGGAGCCCTTCGGCGGCCTCCGCGGTTTCGGATGCCGTCGGCCGGTTCGTGCCAGGACGGTTCCCGCGCCGGAGCGCTCCGGCCGGCAGCGTGCGCTAGCTTGGAGTGGACGGTGAGCCAGAACACGGTGGAGGAAGCGGTAGCAGCCGAATCGCGCCGACCCGACGACGAGCCAGAGCCCGACTCCGCTCCCGGGGAGCAGGAGCCCGGTGTCGGCGACGAGGCCCCCGGGTGGCTTTCACAGGTGCCCTATTTCCTTGTGCTGTCCACCATGTCGGCCGGGATCGTGATCGTCGCGGCGGCGCATTTCAAGCGCGGGCCGGCGCTGATCGCCGGTTCGCTGCTGCTGGCCGCGGTCTTCCGCACCGTGCTGCCTCCGCACAAGATCGGAATGCTCGCGGTGCGCAGGAGATGGCTCGACGTCATCACGTTCACCGGACTGGCCGTGCTGCTCATCGTGCTCGCATGGGTAGCGCCGCAACTGTCCCAGTAGGCGTCTAATAAGCTTGATATCGAGATACTGCAGACGTTCGATCGACGAAGCCGCCGCCCGCTGAGCACCGGTGGGGACGACCGCCACCGGATCCCGGCCGCGGCGCGTCCGGCGGCTCTGCGGCGAGCTCATGAGGCGTGTCGCGGACACACCGGCCTCCCCGCGGCGCAGCGCGGCCACCGCCGCGTCCGCCGTGGTGCGACCGGTATGCCCCGGCGCCGCCTCCAGCCACATGACGGCTAGCCGAAACGAAGGGACAGCCACCAGCCATGGCCAAAATCAAGGTCGAGAATCCCGTAGTAGAGCTCGACGGCGACGAGATGACGCGGATCATCTGGTCCTTCATCAAGGACCGGCTGATCCTGCCCTACCTGGACGTCGATCTGAAGTACTACGACCTGGGGATCGAGGAGCGCGACCGCACCGACGACCAGATCACCGTCGACGCCGCCAAGGCCATCCGCGAGCACGGCGTCGGCGTCAAGTGCGCCACCATCACCCCCGACGAGGCCCGCGTCGAGGAGTTCGGGCTGAAGAAGATGTGGCGCTCGCCCAACGGGACGATCCGCAACATCCTCGGCGGGGTCATCTTCCGCGAGCCCATCGTCTGCGAGAACGTGCCCCGGCTGGTGCCCGGCTGGACCAAGCCGATCATCGTCGGCCGCCACGCCCACGGCGACCAGTACAAGGCCAGCGACTTCAAGGTGCCCGGCCCCGGTACGGTCACCATCACCTACACCCCCGAGGACGGCGGCGAGCCCATCGAGATGGAGGTCGCCAACTTCCCCGAGGGCGGCGGCGTGGCCATGGGCATGTACAACTACCGCCGGTCGATCGAGGACTTCGCCCGCGCCAGCCTGAACTACGGCCTGGACCGCGGCTACCCGGTCTACATGTCGACCAAGAACACGATCCTCAAGTCCTACGACGGCATGTTCAAGGACGTGTTCGAGGAGATCTACGAGAACGAGTTCAAGGACCGCTTCGAGGCGGCCGGCCTCACCTACGAGCACCGGCTGATCGACGACATGGTCGCCGCCGCCCTGAAGTGGGAGGGCGGCTACGTCTGGGCCTGCAAGAACTACGACGGCGACGTGCAGTCCGACACGGTCGCCCAGGGCTTCGGCTCGCTGGGCCTGATGACCTCGGTGCTGCGCACCGCCGACGGCCGGACCGTCGAGGCCGAGGCCGCCCACGGCACGGTCACCCGGCACTTCCGCCGGCACCAGCAGGGCGAGCCCACCTCCACCAACCCCATCGCGTCCATCTTCGCCTGGACCCGGGGCCTGGAGCACCGCGGCAAGCTCGACAACACCCCCGCGGTCGTCGAGTTCGCCAACACCCTGGAGAAGGTCGTCGTCTCGACCGTCGAGGGCGGCCAGATGACCAAGGACCTCGCGCTGCTGGTCGGCGGCGACCAGGGCTTCCTCACCACCCAGGAGTTCCTCGCCGTGCTCGACGAGAACCTGCAGAAGCGCCTGGCCTGAGGCGCGCCGCGCCCTTGGGTGCTCAGGGCCGCTCCGCCGTGCCGCGGGGCGGCCCTTCGCGTGGGCCGTAGCGCCCTGCGACGGCGCTACCGCACGGATACGAAGCGTTATTTCTACCGGTAGTGCGGCGAACGCCACTCTTGTGTGGTTCGCGTGTTTCGCGAGTATTGCCCTATCTTGGAGTCATCTGCCCGTTGGGTTCATCCCGCGGACACAGATCCCGAACCATTTAGGCCGACGTGCCGGCCGTGCGCCCGCTGGGGGGTAGGCGCGCGCGGTGCGGAACGTCCGGGAAAGGGCCCGTCGCTGCGGCGACGGGCCCTTTCATTCGGGCAGGGGTTTCGGCGGGGGTGCGGGAGGGGGCCTGCCGGCGCCGGAGCACCGGCAGGATCACTCCTGCATCGCGCTCTCGGGGATCGGCTCCCCCTCCTGCATCGCGCCGAACATCTCCGCCGAGCGCGCCTCGTCCCACAGCACCACCGAACCCGCGCCCGCGATGGTGGGCGTGGAGGCCACCGGAACCGCCGACGTCGCCGGGTCCTCGCGCATGGCCAGCGCCATGCCCGCCAGGTCGGTCAGGTGGTCGCCCTCGTCGACGACGAACGTGTCGGTGCCCTCGGTGACCAGCGGGATCGAGCGGAAGGGGTTGAGCAGCGTACCGGGGGAGGTGGCCTTGGAGATCAGCGCACTGAAGAACTCCCGCTGCCGCTGGATGCGGTCCAGGTCGGCGCGCACGGTGGCGCGCGTGCGCACGTAGCCCAGCGCGGTCTCACCGTCCATCTGCTGGCAGCCGGCCTCGATGTCGAGGTCGGCCTTGGGGTCCTGGATGGCCTGCTCGGGGCACATCTCCACCCCGCCGACGGCGTTGACGATGCCGACGAACCCGGAGAACCCGACCTCGACGTAGTGGTCGATGCGCACGCCGCTGGCCTGCTCGAAGGTCTGCACGAGCCTGGTGGGTCCGCCGCCCAGAGCCTCGGCGAAGGCCGCGTTGATCTTGCTCTGGCCGATGCCGGGGATCTCCACGTAGGAGTCCCGCGGCACGCTGACGATGGTGGGTTTGCCCGACTCGGGCACGTAGAGCACCATGATCGTGTCCGTGCGCTTACCGCTGGCGTCGCCCGTGCCCAGCTGCTGCTGCTCCTCGTCGCTGAGCCCTTCGCGGCTGTCGGAGCCCACGATCATGTAGGTCTCGCCGGGCTGGTCCTCCAGCCGTCCTTCGTACTCCAGGGCCGACACGCGCTGCAGCCGGGAATCGGCCCAGACGTAGAAGCCGAC is a window from the Streptomonospora litoralis genome containing:
- a CDS encoding bifunctional methylenetetrahydrofolate dehydrogenase/methenyltetrahydrofolate cyclohydrolase; this translates as MSAQILDGKATAAAIRAELVDRVAALRAKGVTPGLGTVLVGDDPGSHSYVAGKHRDCAEVGIESIRRDLPATATQEQVEGVVADLNADPACTGYIVQLPLPRGLDENRVLGLIDPDKDADGLQPVNLGKLVLMEQAPLPCTPRGIVELLTRYGVPLKGAEVVVVGRGVTVGRPLGLLLTRRSENATVTLCHTGTRDLAEHTRRADIVVAGAGVPGLITEDMVKPGAAVLDVGVTRTDEGLRGDVAMDVREAAGHVAPNPGGVGPMTRAMLLVNVVEAAERLVG
- a CDS encoding DUF3017 domain-containing protein; the protein is MSQNTVEEAVAAESRRPDDEPEPDSAPGEQEPGVGDEAPGWLSQVPYFLVLSTMSAGIVIVAAAHFKRGPALIAGSLLLAAVFRTVLPPHKIGMLAVRRRWLDVITFTGLAVLLIVLAWVAPQLSQ
- the purH gene encoding bifunctional phosphoribosylaminoimidazolecarboxamide formyltransferase/IMP cyclohydrolase, with translation MSQQPIRRALISVYDKTGLEELAYGLAEAGVEIVSTGSTAARLTEVDVPVTAVEDVTGFPEVLGGRVKTLHPRVHAGLLADRADAGHRTTLEELGIGGFDLLVSNLYPFQETVAAGASLGECIEKIDIGGPAMIRAGAKNHSSVAVVVDPAGYDEVIEAVQSGGYELEQRKRLAAQAFAHTAAYDAAVATWFATTYAPDEVAVETGWPDFYAETGHRTATLRYGENPHQRAALYRGGGDAAGPGLAGAEQLHGKEMSYNNYVDADSALRAAFDFAEPCAAVIKHANPCGIAVGADIAEAHRKAHACDPLSAFGGVIATNRPVSVALAEQVAEIFTEVLVAPEYEAGAVEILTRKKNIRLLVVSPPDRAARSEERAISGGTLLQSADMVDAPGDVPSAWQLVAGPAADEALLADLAFAWRAVRAVKSNAILLAADRATVGVGMGQVNRVDAAQLAVTRAGDRVSGSVGASDAFFPFPDGLEVLTRAGVRAVVQPGGSVRDEAVVAAAEEAGITMYATGTRHFYH
- a CDS encoding FHA domain-containing protein — protein: MDGPYMRVEESGDVQSLNSEVTTVGRGEGADIRLSDPSVSQLHAELVRRGPYVYVVDLGLSRNGTRVNGRPIARRVLEEGDVLSFGSARCKIGGLPREELNPDVELRRGTAPELTRRELDVLTSLCRPALSDEAFVSPATAREIAEDLVVTEAAVKQHLLRLYQKFRVPEGANRRTRLANEVVALGLVRPMPALDRERKAS
- a CDS encoding NADP-dependent isocitrate dehydrogenase produces the protein MAKIKVENPVVELDGDEMTRIIWSFIKDRLILPYLDVDLKYYDLGIEERDRTDDQITVDAAKAIREHGVGVKCATITPDEARVEEFGLKKMWRSPNGTIRNILGGVIFREPIVCENVPRLVPGWTKPIIVGRHAHGDQYKASDFKVPGPGTVTITYTPEDGGEPIEMEVANFPEGGGVAMGMYNYRRSIEDFARASLNYGLDRGYPVYMSTKNTILKSYDGMFKDVFEEIYENEFKDRFEAAGLTYEHRLIDDMVAAALKWEGGYVWACKNYDGDVQSDTVAQGFGSLGLMTSVLRTADGRTVEAEAAHGTVTRHFRRHQQGEPTSTNPIASIFAWTRGLEHRGKLDNTPAVVEFANTLEKVVVSTVEGGQMTKDLALLVGGDQGFLTTQEFLAVLDENLQKRLA
- a CDS encoding LCP family protein; this translates as MVDGHYGRGRGSGGGDADRTGVFRRTPGGGADEIEKLYRPRRSQERSSAGRAGPTRRMPPAEDEPRRRPSPGGSGRGRSYDGSGRARRIREQRRRRRRTILVLLLVVLVVFPVGFYVWADSRLQRVSALEYEGRLEDQPGETYMIVGSDSREGLSDEEQQQLGTGDASGKRTDTIMVLYVPESGKPTIVSVPRDSYVEIPGIGQSKINAAFAEALGGGPTRLVQTFEQASGVRIDHYVEVGFSGFVGIVNAVGGVEMCPEQAIQDPKADLDIEAGCQQMDGETALGYVRTRATVRADLDRIQRQREFFSALISKATSPGTLLNPFRSIPLVTEGTDTFVVDEGDHLTDLAGMALAMREDPATSAVPVASTPTIAGAGSVVLWDEARSAEMFGAMQEGEPIPESAMQE